In Flavobacterium sp. CBA20B-1, one DNA window encodes the following:
- the sov gene encoding T9SS outer membrane translocon Sov/SprA, giving the protein MKTSSRLYILLKYFFLIILLGNASPVFAQIEENEEDKVVIRGAITLKDVDSIMKMYTYDPVSDRYMYTVTNNDFNLEYPMVLTRKQYEDILLKAAMREFYAKRIAAGQDRLSEEEKKDLLPGYYVNSKLFETIFGGNTIDVKPSGSVELDLGLRYSKQDNPIISPRNRRTFALDFNQRISLSLQGKVGTRLNTDINFNNQATLDFQRQMMKLNYEPDEDAILQGLEVGNVSMPVNNSLVRGAQNLFGVKTKLQFGRTTLTGVFSRQTSERKTIVAEGGGTVQNFEMFALDYEQNRNFFLSQYFRYQYDKALINYPYINSRVRITRLEVWVTNRQNRVAQTNNNMRNIIALQDLGEARLSNAATDRIVGIDVTANPTFFGTSQVDAPVDNGNNQFNPEAIGTNFLNAGIREINTAQSGFNIQVTEGRDYAKLENARKLSENEYKFHPQLGYITLQQPLNNDEVLGVAFEYTIGGKVYKVGEFGTDGVDATVVGQDANNQDIPTTQSLIVKMLKSTLASVNEPVWDLMMKNIYQVPNTRYLERDGFRLNIMYTDPQPLNYISPVSGTTLPQGVADTPLLNVFNLDRLNATNDPQNGGDGWFDYIATNPTSNPANSNNPNQGGGYNNNSGQLQNMNKFEGITIDEEGGRVIFTTVEPFGEHLFNKLATDPSENYDVDASYNPNQKKYVYKNMYRSTYVKALQDSEKNKFQLKGKATSSSGDGIPIPGFNIAPGSVTVTAGGRMLVEGVDYTVDYQRGMVQIQDPGLRESNTPIEISVEENSMFNQTRRSFFGVHVDHQVNDKLILGATYLRLTEQPLTVKSNFGEESVNNTIYGFNANYTTDLPFLTRWVNKLPNIDTDVMSSLTFRGEFAYLKPGASRLDQVNGEATSYIENFEGTQSNIDVLNPTMWFMSSVPVGYGENFTDLQSGFRRAKMSWYTVDQIFYNPYRRPDNISDAMLSSNRTRRVNKEELFPTMDIANGELLTVNPLNLTYYPRERGPYNFNPQYLANNQLPNPSQNWAGIMRSIASTNFEQANVEYIEFWMMDPYTGNAGDTADAANTGKLFFNLGYISEDILQDGMKQYENGLPSPANNTPTISSIWGKVPASTALIYAFDSDPANRAFQDVGLDGLNDEEEKAKFTQFAGMADPAADNYEFFLTAQGDIISRYKNYNGLQGNTPIQFTDTNRGNSNLPDVEDIDNDNTMNTINAYYQYEVNVTPNPIIGQNYVVDVRTTTEKFLNGNTTPVKWVQYKVPIIASQDYAVGAISDLQSVRFMRMFLTGFTDEVTLRFGTLNLVRSDWRRYTESLVEDPNIVVQGTNTGFDVTTLNILNNYSRTPIPYVLPPGIIREQINQNNSIINQNEQALSLRVYKANATTTPNGLEPGDSRAVFKNVGNIDMRQYKKLRMFLHAEATEAQTDITRLKDDEMVAFIRFGNDFTNNFYQVEIPLKVTEWGASMAEEVWPLANEIELQLELLTKLKLMRNRDNNQDPNFIYFKNEDELAPELASKINKLRIGVKGNPNFGMLRTIMIGIRNNTNVLYENSIEQPRDLRGEVWFNELRMSDMTNKGGWAAVATVDAKIADFAAVTASVNKQTIGFGALEQGPQERSREDIFQYNVTTAVNAHQVLPKKWNLNIPFSYSVSEEKITPEYDPNDPDIRLETKMDDAQSAEERKLIKDRAIEYTKRTSINFIGVNKQRGQNQKQHFYDVENLTLSHSFNEVQQHNFEIDRLLDQQARSSLVYAYSFKPWNIEPFKKAENFKKSKYFKLLSDFNINLLPTNVTFKSDVLRQYNQQKYRMIDVEGIEIQPLYRRNYFFNYNYGVSFNLTKSLVVNYTASNNNVVRNYMDVNRNVDNSLDIWDGYFDPGTPNLRMQTFDVNYKLPFDKIPFLSFINADYTYKGDYSWQRATDAFSSIDYNGVNYDLGNTIQNANSHNLTTTLSMETLYKSVGLVSSKSKKKTPQALTQKPKPGEKVERNKELTEKEKKEQEENGSAALDALINVATMVKNVQVGYNESNGTVLPGYLGGLGFFGTARPTLGYVFGSQEDVRYDAARKGWLTYYPEFNQEFSRMHTERLTFSAELKPVQDLLITLKANKDYSYNMSEQYDLENGVYNSRSPYEFGMYRTSNIMIGTAFGRSDVNGSAVFEQFKANRITVANRLAAARGIDLSDPANIDQYGYPVGYSRTNQEVLIPSFLAAYSGSDISKQGNGFMRNIPLPNWSLRYTGLAKLGWFKKSLNRLTINHNYISDYSVNNFQTNYEFLENPNALNAGGNFPARNVVSNITMMESFSPLVGIDVSTKSNIDFGFKINKDRLLSMSFDNNLLTEVQGNEFSVKLGFIIKDVGFTTNFEGVANGGRIVSDLRITSEFSWRRNETIIRYLDYTNNQIGAGQDMTNIRLNAEYDLSKNFRMIFYYEHMMQKAVVSTMFPITNIRSGFTLRYNFGN; this is encoded by the coding sequence TTGAAAACATCTTCACGTTTATATATTCTTTTAAAGTATTTTTTTCTTATTATCTTATTGGGTAATGCTTCACCTGTTTTTGCACAAATCGAAGAAAACGAAGAAGATAAAGTAGTAATTCGCGGAGCTATTACTTTGAAAGATGTAGATTCTATAATGAAAATGTATACCTACGACCCAGTTTCAGACAGGTATATGTACACCGTTACCAACAACGATTTCAATTTAGAATATCCCATGGTGCTAACCCGCAAACAATATGAAGATATTTTGCTGAAAGCTGCCATGCGCGAGTTTTACGCAAAACGGATTGCAGCAGGTCAAGACCGCTTAAGCGAAGAAGAAAAGAAAGATTTATTGCCGGGATATTATGTGAACTCTAAATTATTTGAAACAATTTTTGGAGGAAATACCATCGATGTGAAACCAAGTGGTTCGGTAGAATTAGACTTGGGTCTGCGCTATTCCAAACAAGACAATCCCATTATTTCCCCTAGAAACCGCCGCACATTTGCGTTAGATTTTAACCAGCGAATCAGTTTAAGTTTACAAGGAAAAGTAGGAACCCGCTTAAACACCGATATTAACTTCAATAATCAAGCAACCTTAGACTTTCAAAGGCAAATGATGAAGTTGAACTACGAACCCGATGAAGACGCTATTTTGCAAGGCTTAGAAGTGGGGAACGTAAGCATGCCGGTAAACAATTCATTGGTGCGTGGTGCGCAGAATTTATTTGGTGTGAAAACCAAATTACAGTTTGGTAGAACCACTTTAACGGGTGTTTTCTCTAGACAAACTTCCGAACGAAAAACCATTGTGGCAGAAGGTGGCGGTACTGTTCAAAATTTTGAAATGTTTGCTTTGGATTATGAACAAAACCGCAACTTTTTCCTTTCGCAATACTTTAGATATCAATACGATAAAGCATTAATAAATTATCCGTATATAAACAGCCGTGTGCGCATTACCCGTTTAGAAGTGTGGGTAACCAACCGGCAAAACCGTGTGGCGCAGACAAATAACAACATGCGAAACATCATTGCTTTGCAAGATTTAGGGGAAGCTCGATTAAGCAATGCTGCAACCGATCGTATTGTGGGGATTGATGTAACGGCAAACCCAACTTTTTTTGGAACTTCTCAAGTCGATGCACCTGTTGATAACGGCAATAACCAATTCAATCCCGAAGCAATTGGCACAAACTTTTTAAACGCGGGCATTCGTGAAATAAACACAGCCCAAAGTGGATTTAATATTCAAGTTACCGAAGGGCGCGATTATGCCAAGTTAGAAAACGCCCGCAAATTATCCGAAAATGAATATAAATTCCATCCACAATTAGGATACATCACCTTGCAGCAACCTTTGAACAATGACGAAGTGCTTGGTGTGGCTTTTGAATATACCATTGGCGGAAAAGTGTATAAAGTGGGTGAATTTGGTACCGATGGCGTAGATGCTACGGTGGTTGGTCAAGATGCCAATAACCAAGACATTCCAACCACTCAAAGTTTAATTGTGAAAATGCTGAAGAGTACGTTGGCGTCGGTAAACGAACCGGTTTGGGATTTGATGATGAAAAATATCTATCAAGTGCCCAACACACGTTATTTAGAACGCGATGGTTTTCGCTTGAACATTATGTACACCGACCCGCAACCGCTCAACTATATTTCTCCTGTTTCGGGTACTACTTTGCCCCAAGGTGTTGCAGATACTCCTTTGTTAAATGTTTTTAACTTAGACCGATTAAATGCTACAAATGATCCGCAAAACGGTGGTGATGGTTGGTTCGATTATATTGCTACCAATCCAACAAGCAATCCGGCAAACAGTAACAATCCAAACCAAGGCGGCGGATATAATAACAACAGCGGGCAACTTCAAAACATGAACAAGTTTGAAGGAATCACCATCGACGAAGAAGGGGGAAGGGTCATTTTTACCACTGTTGAACCATTTGGAGAACATTTATTCAACAAACTAGCAACCGATCCATCCGAAAACTATGATGTGGATGCCAGCTATAACCCCAACCAAAAGAAATACGTGTATAAAAACATGTATCGAAGCACGTATGTAAAAGCCTTACAAGACAGTGAAAAGAATAAGTTTCAGTTAAAAGGTAAAGCAACAAGTTCCTCAGGCGATGGAATTCCTATTCCTGGATTTAATATTGCACCAGGTTCTGTTACGGTTACCGCTGGTGGAAGAATGTTGGTAGAAGGGGTAGATTATACCGTAGATTACCAACGCGGAATGGTTCAAATACAAGATCCGGGGCTTAGAGAAAGCAACACACCGATTGAAATTTCTGTAGAAGAAAATTCTATGTTCAACCAAACTCGTCGTTCGTTTTTTGGTGTGCATGTTGATCATCAGGTAAATGATAAATTAATTTTAGGCGCTACCTATTTGCGTTTAACGGAACAGCCTTTAACGGTGAAATCAAACTTTGGAGAAGAATCGGTAAACAATACTATTTATGGATTTAACGCCAATTATACAACCGATTTGCCTTTCTTGACCCGCTGGGTGAATAAATTGCCAAATATTGATACCGATGTGATGTCGAGTTTAACATTTAGAGGCGAATTTGCATATTTGAAACCTGGGGCATCGCGTTTAGATCAAGTAAATGGGGAAGCAACTTCTTATATTGAAAATTTTGAAGGAACACAAAGTAATATCGATGTGTTGAATCCAACAATGTGGTTTATGTCTTCGGTTCCTGTTGGCTATGGTGAAAATTTCACCGACTTGCAATCTGGGTTCCGCAGAGCAAAAATGTCGTGGTACACAGTAGATCAAATTTTTTATAATCCGTATCGACGTCCTGATAACATATCTGATGCCATGTTGTCGTCCAACAGAACACGCCGTGTTAATAAAGAAGAGCTGTTCCCAACAATGGATATAGCCAATGGAGAGTTGCTTACTGTGAATCCACTGAATTTAACCTACTATCCAAGAGAACGAGGGCCTTATAACTTCAATCCGCAATATTTAGCAAATAACCAGTTGCCTAATCCAAGTCAAAACTGGGCAGGGATTATGCGTTCCATTGCTTCGACCAATTTTGAACAGGCAAACGTAGAGTATATTGAATTTTGGATGATGGATCCTTATACCGGAAATGCGGGCGATACAGCAGATGCAGCAAATACAGGGAAATTATTCTTTAACTTGGGATACATTTCTGAGGATATTTTGCAAGACGGAATGAAGCAATACGAAAACGGATTGCCTTCTCCCGCAAACAACACACCTACGATTAGTTCTATTTGGGGTAAAGTACCTGCTTCTACTGCTTTGATTTATGCATTCGATTCAGACCCTGCTAATCGCGCTTTTCAAGATGTTGGTTTAGACGGATTAAACGATGAAGAAGAAAAGGCTAAGTTTACACAATTTGCAGGTATGGCCGATCCTGCAGCTGATAATTATGAGTTTTTCTTAACTGCCCAAGGTGATATTATTTCGCGCTATAAAAACTATAACGGTTTGCAAGGAAATACACCTATACAATTCACTGACACCAACCGCGGAAACAGCAATTTGCCCGATGTGGAAGATATTGATAATGACAACACCATGAATACGATTAATGCGTATTATCAATATGAGGTAAATGTTACGCCAAACCCAATAATTGGCCAGAACTATGTGGTGGATGTGCGAACAACTACCGAAAAGTTTTTAAACGGAAACACCACTCCTGTGAAATGGGTACAATACAAAGTGCCCATTATTGCAAGCCAAGATTATGCCGTAGGAGCTATTTCTGATTTACAATCGGTGCGTTTTATGCGTATGTTCCTAACAGGATTTACCGATGAAGTAACCTTGCGTTTTGGAACGTTGAATTTGGTTCGAAGCGATTGGCGAAGATATACAGAAAGTTTGGTGGAAGATCCAAATATTGTGGTTCAGGGAACAAATACAGGTTTCGATGTAACTACTTTGAATATTTTAAACAACTATTCGCGTACACCAATTCCTTATGTATTGCCACCGGGAATTATTCGTGAACAAATCAATCAAAACAACAGTATCATCAACCAAAATGAACAAGCATTGTCATTGCGTGTGTACAAAGCAAATGCAACCACCACACCAAATGGTTTAGAACCTGGAGACTCGCGTGCTGTATTTAAGAATGTTGGAAATATCGATATGCGTCAGTATAAAAAGCTACGCATGTTTTTACATGCCGAAGCCACAGAAGCACAAACAGATATCACCCGATTGAAAGATGATGAAATGGTTGCATTTATCCGTTTTGGAAATGATTTTACCAATAACTTTTATCAAGTAGAAATACCGTTAAAAGTAACCGAATGGGGAGCGTCTATGGCAGAAGAAGTTTGGCCGCTTGCCAATGAAATTGAATTGCAGTTAGAGCTGCTCACCAAATTAAAATTGATGCGCAACCGCGACAACAACCAAGATCCTAATTTTATTTATTTTAAAAACGAAGACGAGTTAGCTCCGGAATTGGCATCAAAAATCAATAAATTGCGTATTGGTGTAAAAGGAAATCCAAACTTTGGAATGTTGCGAACCATTATGATTGGTATTCGAAACAATACCAATGTGCTGTATGAAAACAGCATTGAACAGCCAAGAGATTTGCGAGGAGAAGTTTGGTTCAATGAACTTCGTATGTCTGATATGACCAACAAAGGTGGATGGGCTGCTGTGGCTACAGTTGATGCTAAAATTGCCGATTTTGCAGCTGTAACCGCATCGGTAAACAAACAAACTATTGGCTTTGGTGCATTGGAACAAGGACCACAAGAACGCAGCAGGGAAGATATTTTTCAGTACAATGTAACTACTGCAGTGAATGCCCACCAAGTATTGCCAAAAAAATGGAATTTAAACATACCTTTTAGCTATTCGGTTTCCGAAGAAAAGATCACACCAGAATACGATCCAAACGATCCGGATATTCGCTTAGAAACTAAAATGGATGATGCCCAGTCTGCAGAAGAACGCAAACTGATTAAAGACCGCGCAATTGAATATACCAAACGCACCAGTATTAATTTTATTGGTGTAAACAAACAACGTGGACAAAATCAAAAACAGCATTTTTACGATGTGGAAAACTTAACGCTTTCCCATTCATTCAATGAAGTGCAACAACACAATTTTGAAATAGACCGTTTGTTAGATCAGCAAGCACGTTCGTCTTTAGTATATGCTTATTCCTTCAAGCCATGGAATATTGAACCGTTCAAAAAAGCAGAAAATTTCAAGAAAAGCAAATATTTTAAATTGTTAAGCGATTTCAATATAAATTTATTGCCAACCAACGTAACATTCAAGTCGGATGTGTTAAGACAATACAACCAACAAAAATACAGAATGATCGATGTAGAAGGTATTGAAATTCAACCCTTGTACCGAAGAAATTATTTCTTTAATTACAACTATGGTGTTAGTTTTAACCTTACCAAAAGTTTAGTGGTTAATTACACTGCTTCCAACAACAATGTGGTGCGAAATTATATGGATGTCAACCGCAATGTGGATAACTCATTAGATATTTGGGACGGTTATTTTGATCCGGGTACGCCAAACTTGCGCATGCAAACTTTTGATGTGAATTATAAATTGCCTTTTGATAAAATTCCGTTTTTATCATTCATCAACGCAGATTATACATACAAAGGCGATTACAGCTGGCAACGTGCTACTGATGCTTTTTCAAGCATTGATTACAACGGTGTGAATTATGATTTGGGGAATACCATTCAAAATGCCAATTCCCACAATTTAACCACCACTTTGAGCATGGAAACTCTATATAAATCTGTAGGTTTAGTGTCAAGTAAATCAAAAAAGAAAACACCACAAGCTTTAACCCAAAAACCAAAACCGGGTGAAAAAGTAGAACGCAATAAAGAATTAACCGAAAAAGAGAAAAAAGAACAAGAAGAAAATGGTTCGGCAGCATTAGATGCATTGATAAATGTTGCAACAATGGTTAAAAATGTTCAAGTAGGTTATAATGAATCAAACGGTACGGTGCTTCCGGGATATTTAGGCGGTTTAGGTTTCTTTGGAACAGCACGCCCAACACTTGGGTATGTTTTTGGTTCACAAGAAGATGTGCGCTATGATGCTGCTCGAAAAGGTTGGTTGACATATTATCCAGAGTTCAACCAAGAGTTTAGTCGTATGCACACTGAACGATTGACTTTCTCAGCCGAATTGAAACCTGTTCAAGATTTATTGATTACTTTAAAAGCCAATAAAGATTATAGCTACAATATGTCGGAGCAATACGATTTAGAAAACGGTGTTTACAACTCGCGTTCGCCTTATGAATTTGGAATGTATCGCACATCAAATATCATGATTGGAACAGCTTTTGGCAGAAGCGATGTAAATGGATCGGCTGTTTTTGAGCAATTCAAAGCAAACCGTATCACAGTTGCAAACCGTTTGGCTGCCGCACGAGGCATTGATTTGTCGGATCCTGCAAATATCGACCAATATGGTTATCCAGTAGGTTATAGCCGCACCAATCAAGAAGTATTGATTCCTTCGTTCTTAGCTGCATATTCGGGCAGCGATATTTCGAAGCAAGGAAATGGATTTATGCGTAATATTCCGCTGCCAAACTGGTCGTTGCGCTATACAGGATTAGCAAAATTGGGGTGGTTTAAAAAGAGTTTGAATCGATTGACTATTAACCATAACTATATTTCAGATTATTCTGTAAACAATTTCCAAACCAATTACGAGTTTTTAGAAAATCCGAATGCCTTAAATGCAGGTGGAAACTTTCCGGCAAGAAACGTGGTGAGCAATATCACAATGATGGAAAGTTTTAGCCCACTAGTTGGTATTGATGTATCAACAAAATCAAACATAGATTTTGGTTTTAAGATAAATAAAGACCGTTTGCTTTCCATGAGTTTTGATAACAATTTGCTAACGGAAGTGCAAGGGAATGAGTTCAGCGTAAAATTAGGTTTTATCATTAAAGATGTAGGTTTCACCACAAACTTTGAAGGTGTTGCCAACGGTGGAAGAATTGTTAGTGATTTACGAATTACAAGCGAATTTTCTTGGCGAAGAAACGAAACCATTATTCGCTATTTAGATTATACCAACAACCAAATAGGGGCAGGGCAGGATATGACGAATATCAGGTTGAACGCAGAGTACGATTTAAGTAAAAATTTTAGAATGATTTTTTATTACGAACACATGATGCAAAAAGCAGTTGTTTCAACCATGTTTCCAATCACCAATATACGTTCGGGCTTTACCTTGCGATATAATTTTGGAAATTAA
- a CDS encoding VanZ family protein, which produces MHKKKLLAIAWNVLILVFCLINLSNINEVQKIRIPHLDKVVHFVFYTTSSFLWSWALLNKKSSAYPLNRLLIVLGLILFGLMIEFLQDVLPTHRSFEWLDVLCNTAGVLFGTTIYWIYTRWKEAVRKVGQLFFVVFFLQNNYLRVAQKTNNG; this is translated from the coding sequence GTGCATAAGAAAAAGCTGCTTGCCATAGCGTGGAACGTACTCATCTTAGTTTTTTGTTTAATAAATTTATCAAACATTAATGAAGTTCAAAAAATACGCATTCCACATTTAGATAAAGTAGTGCATTTTGTTTTTTACACCACTTCGTCTTTCTTATGGTCATGGGCTTTGCTCAACAAAAAATCATCGGCATATCCATTGAATCGTTTGCTAATAGTTTTAGGATTGATTTTATTTGGGTTGATGATTGAATTTCTGCAAGATGTATTGCCCACTCATCGTTCGTTTGAATGGTTAGATGTGCTTTGCAACACCGCAGGCGTTTTATTTGGAACCACCATTTATTGGATTTATACAAGATGGAAAGAAGCTGTCCGAAAAGTCGGACAGCTTTTTTTTGTTGTATTTTTTCTCCAAAATAATTATCTTAGAGTTGCACAAAAAACCAACAATGGCTAA
- the ruvA gene encoding Holliday junction branch migration protein RuvA: MIAFLKGRLVEKTPTDIIIDCNGIGYQVHISLHSYSLINDAEAIQIYTYLQIKEDAHILYGFMDKVERELFKLLLSVSGIGGNTARNMLSYVAPKDLIQAIASNDVKTIQSIKGIGLKTAQRVIIDLQEKVQKLYGLEDLSAPLNNTNAEEALSALEVLGFVRKATEKVVKNIVQQNPEVTVEQIIKSALKSL, from the coding sequence ATGATTGCGTTTTTAAAAGGCAGATTGGTTGAAAAAACTCCTACAGATATTATTATAGATTGCAACGGAATTGGCTATCAAGTTCATATTTCGTTGCATTCTTATTCTTTAATAAATGATGCCGAGGCCATTCAGATATATACATACCTGCAAATCAAAGAAGATGCGCATATTTTGTATGGATTTATGGATAAGGTAGAACGCGAGCTTTTTAAGTTATTGCTTTCGGTTTCAGGGATTGGTGGCAACACCGCTCGAAACATGCTTTCATATGTGGCTCCAAAAGATTTAATCCAAGCAATTGCTTCAAACGATGTGAAAACCATACAATCTATCAAAGGAATTGGCTTAAAAACCGCCCAACGCGTTATCATTGATCTACAAGAAAAAGTACAAAAATTATATGGTTTAGAAGATTTATCTGCACCTTTAAACAATACAAATGCAGAAGAAGCGTTATCTGCATTAGAAGTACTTGGGTTTGTTCGAAAAGCTACCGAAAAAGTAGTAAAAAACATCGTGCAGCAAAATCCAGAAGTTACTGTAGAACAAATTATCAAATCAGCATTAAAAAGTTTGTAA
- the gcvH gene encoding glycine cleavage system protein GcvH: protein MNIPANLKYTKDHEWVRLEGDVATVGITDFAQKELGDIVYVEVETLDQTLDQDEVFGTVEAVKTVSDLFLPVAGEIIEFNEGLETEPELVNTDPYAAGWMIKVKVADTAQFDALLTADQYKELIGA from the coding sequence ATGAATATACCAGCTAATTTAAAGTACACAAAAGACCACGAATGGGTTCGTTTAGAAGGCGATGTTGCAACCGTTGGAATCACCGATTTTGCACAAAAAGAATTAGGCGATATTGTTTATGTGGAAGTGGAAACACTTGACCAAACTTTAGACCAAGACGAGGTTTTTGGAACAGTAGAAGCAGTAAAAACAGTTTCAGATTTATTTTTGCCAGTTGCTGGCGAAATCATTGAATTCAACGAAGGTTTAGAAACAGAACCAGAATTGGTAAACACCGATCCGTATGCAGCAGGTTGGATGATCAAAGTAAAAGTTGCCGATACTGCTCAGTTCGATGCTTTATTAACAGCTGATCAATACAAAGAATTAATTGGTGCATAA
- a CDS encoding NADP-dependent malic enzyme, whose protein sequence is MHKDSKRREALLYHAKPKPGKIAVVPTKATSTQRDLALAYSPGVAEPCLEIEKNPENAYKYTAKGNLVAVISNGTAVLGLGDIGAQASKPVMEGKGLLFKIFADIDVFDIEVDTKNVDEFVNIVKALEPTFGGINLEDIKAPECFEIERRLKEEMNIPVMHDDQHGTAIISGAALINACELQNKQIKDVKIVVNGAGAAAISCTQMYISVGALKENIVMLDSKGVIRTDRENLDPSKAAWATNRDIHTLEDAMKDADVFIGLSAANVVTPEMLKTMAANPIVLAMANPNPEIAYELAMATRDDIIMGTGRSDFPNQVNNVLGFPFIFRGALDVRATKINEEMKLAAVYALAKLAKESVPEQVNIAYGERKLSFGKDYIIPKPFDPRLMTEIPPAVAKAAMESGVATESITNWEAYRDELSDRMGSDNKLVRMLMNRAKMNPKKVVYTEADQLNVLKAAQIAYEEGIAIPILLGNKDVILELKEEIGFDADVLIIDPKINEESERRKRYTEFFWKSRERRGITKIDAEKLMRDRSYFASMMVLQGEADAMLTGYSRSYPSALKPVLDLIPRVSGVSKVASTNLMLTRRGPMFLADTAVNPNPTSEEIAKIALMTNHTVKMFGLDPVVAMISYGNFGSSKEETPRKMRKAVEMLHEIYPEMVVDGEIQIDFALNQEMLKDKFPFSKLVGKKVNTLVFPNLDTANTTYKMLKELNGATSIGPILLGLDAPVHVFQLGASVDEMVNMTAVAVIDAQQKSLKKKSV, encoded by the coding sequence ATGCACAAAGATTCAAAAAGAAGAGAAGCTTTATTATATCACGCTAAACCAAAACCCGGTAAAATTGCCGTAGTGCCTACAAAAGCAACTAGTACACAACGTGATTTGGCATTGGCCTACTCACCAGGTGTTGCAGAACCTTGTTTAGAAATCGAAAAAAATCCTGAAAATGCGTATAAATACACTGCAAAAGGCAACTTAGTAGCGGTAATTAGTAACGGAACCGCTGTTTTAGGTTTGGGCGATATTGGCGCGCAAGCTTCAAAACCGGTAATGGAAGGAAAAGGTTTGTTGTTTAAAATTTTTGCCGACATCGATGTGTTTGATATCGAAGTAGATACTAAAAACGTTGACGAATTTGTAAATATTGTAAAAGCATTAGAGCCTACTTTCGGAGGCATTAACTTAGAAGACATCAAAGCGCCGGAATGTTTTGAAATTGAACGCCGTTTAAAAGAAGAAATGAATATCCCTGTGATGCACGATGACCAACACGGTACTGCCATCATTTCGGGTGCGGCATTAATCAATGCCTGCGAACTGCAAAATAAACAGATCAAAGATGTGAAAATTGTGGTAAATGGTGCCGGTGCTGCTGCCATTTCATGTACACAAATGTATATCTCGGTTGGCGCTTTAAAAGAAAACATTGTCATGCTAGACAGTAAAGGTGTTATTCGTACCGATCGTGAAAACTTAGATCCGTCTAAAGCTGCTTGGGCAACCAATCGCGACATTCACACGCTGGAAGATGCCATGAAAGATGCCGATGTGTTTATTGGTTTATCAGCTGCAAATGTGGTAACACCAGAAATGCTAAAAACAATGGCAGCCAACCCAATTGTATTGGCAATGGCAAATCCAAATCCTGAAATTGCTTACGAATTGGCAATGGCAACGCGCGATGATATTATCATGGGTACGGGACGTTCTGATTTTCCTAACCAAGTGAACAATGTTTTAGGTTTTCCATTTATTTTCCGTGGGGCGCTAGATGTGCGTGCTACAAAAATCAACGAGGAAATGAAATTGGCTGCCGTTTATGCTTTGGCAAAATTGGCAAAAGAATCGGTGCCTGAGCAAGTTAATATTGCCTATGGCGAACGCAAATTAAGTTTTGGAAAAGATTATATCATCCCAAAACCATTTGACCCGCGTTTAATGACCGAAATTCCACCAGCTGTGGCAAAAGCAGCAATGGAATCGGGTGTGGCTACAGAATCGATTACTAATTGGGAAGCATACCGCGATGAATTATCAGACCGTATGGGATCCGACAATAAATTGGTGCGTATGCTGATGAATCGTGCAAAAATGAACCCTAAAAAAGTGGTTTATACCGAAGCCGATCAATTAAATGTTTTAAAAGCAGCACAAATTGCTTACGAAGAAGGAATTGCAATTCCTATTTTGTTAGGAAATAAAGATGTGATTTTAGAATTAAAAGAGGAAATTGGTTTTGATGCCGATGTACTGATTATTGACCCTAAAATCAACGAAGAAAGCGAGCGAAGAAAACGATATACAGAGTTCTTTTGGAAGTCGAGAGAACGCAGAGGAATTACAAAAATTGATGCAGAAAAGCTCATGCGCGACCGCAGCTATTTTGCATCGATGATGGTGTTGCAAGGCGAAGCCGATGCTATGCTAACGGGCTATTCAAGAAGTTATCCGTCTGCCTTAAAACCGGTTTTAGATTTAATTCCTCGTGTAAGTGGTGTGTCAAAAGTGGCATCGACCAATTTAATGCTTACGCGCCGAGGCCCAATGTTTTTGGCTGATACTGCTGTAAACCCCAATCCAACTTCCGAAGAAATTGCTAAAATTGCATTAATGACCAACCACACTGTGAAAATGTTTGGATTGGATCCGGTAGTGGCAATGATTTCGTATGGAAACTTTGGTTCGTCAAAAGAAGAAACACCAAGAAAAATGCGTAAAGCGGTTGAAATGTTGCATGAAATTTATCCGGAAATGGTGGTTGATGGCGAAATTCAAATCGATTTTGCACTGAATCAAGAAATGTTAAAAGACAAGTTTCCGTTTTCAAAATTAGTCGGTAAAAAGGTAAATACATTGGTTTTTCCAAATTTAGATACGGCAAATACCACCTATAAAATGCTAAAAGAATTAAACGGAGCCACATCCATCGGCCCTATTTTGTTAGGGTTGGATGCGCCTGTGCATGTGTTTCAATTGGGTGCTAGCGTAGATGAAATGGTGAATATGACTGCTGTGGCGGTGATTGATGCCCAACAAAAAAGTTTAAAGAAAAAAAGTGTGTAA